From Gammaproteobacteria bacterium:
GAACACGCGCCTCCGGTAGCCAAATGGAGCCATAGCCTGGACACAGCGCCCCCATGCTTACCGCAAGCCCGTCATTCAAGGTAGCCGATAACATGTGATTTGTCAGTCATATTCTGAGGTCGATTAGTGATATTTAAGTGATATTACGAAATGCGGACACGTCCGGACTAGTTCTTATATGAGGATTGGATGACATTTTGAGTCGGGTTTGCGATGTTTTGGTGACGCACCGGTTGTATCCGGGGACAGGACGACGGACGAGCTCCGGGGGGGTGGGCCGGTGACAGGCCACCCGGACGCGCTGGGAATCGAGGAGCGCGTTTCGCAACTCTGCAACGCGATCCTGCGCATCAATGCGAGCCTGGACCTTGCAACCGTCCTGCAGGAAGTCGTCGACAGCGCCCGAGCCCTGACCGGTGCCCGCCATGGCCTGATCGCCACCGTCGACGATGCGGGCGAACCCGAATCCTGGGTCGCCTCCGGGCTGACGCGGGAGCAGTTGCGGCAGCTCGAGGAATGGGAAGATGCGCTCCGGGTCTTCGAGCGTTTCCGCGATCTTCCGGATGCGGTGCGGATCGGGGATCTGCCGACCTGGCTCCGGTCGTGCGGTTTCCTGCCCGTCGCCATTGCATCCCGGACGCTGCAGGCCACGCCGATCCGTCATCGGGGCATCTACGCCGGCAGTGTCTTTCTCGTCGGAAAGGACGGAGACCGCGAGTTCACCCGCGAGGACGAGGAGGTTCTCGTGCTGCTGGCGTCGCAGGCAGCGACGGCGATCGCCAATGCCCGCACCTTCCGCGAGGAGCAGCGTGCGCGCACGAAGTTCCTGGGGATCGTGACGCACGAGTTGCGCGCGCCGCTGGCCGCCATCAAGGGCTCGTCAACCACGGTGCTCGGGGCGTCCACGCGCTTCTCTTCCGCCGAGATGCTGCAGTTCTTCCGGATCATCGACGAGCAGGCCGACAACATGAGCGTCCTCATGGGCGATCTGCTCGATGCGGGGCGGATCGCGACGGGCACCCTGTCAATCTCGCCCGAAGCCTCGGACGTCGGAGCGCTGATCGACCGGGCGAGGAACACGTTCCTGGGCGCCGGCGGCCAGCAGGGCGTGCGCGTCGACGTTCCTCCGGACCTGCCGAGCGTGCTGGTGGACCGGAAGCGCATCGTGCAGGTCCTGGGCAACCTCCTCTCCAATGCGGCAAAACACTCTCAGGCATCGTCCCCGATAGAGGTGAGCGCCCGGCGGGACGGCGTGCACGTCGCGATCTCGGTCTCGGACTATGGCAAGGGCATCCCGCCCGAACGGCTCGCGCGATTGTTCTCCCGGCGGGCCGGTGCGGGCGACGGAAGGCGGGGTGTGGCGACGGGCCTGGGGCTCGCCATCTGCAATGGGCTGGTGGAGGCGCACGGAGGGCGCATCCGGGCGGAGAGCGGAGGCGAGGACCGGGGCGCCCGGTTCACGTTCACCGTCCCCATCGCCGAGGAGGCCGGCGGCGACGTGACGGCGCCGGAATCCTACGCGCGGCAACGCTCCCATCGAGGCGGGAAGCCGACGCGCATCCTGGTGGTGGACGACGACCCGCAGGCGCTGTTCTTCGTCCGCGATGCGCTCACCACGGCAGGGTACGCCGTGCTCGAGACGGGCGAGCCGCGGGAACTGTCGAGCATCATTCGCGCGGAGCGGCCGCACCTGGTCCTGCTCGATCTGATGTTTCCCGGGACCGACGGCATCAAGCTGATGGAACAGGTTCCGGACCTGGCCGATCTGCCGGTCATCTTCATCTCCGCCTACGCGCGGGACGAAACGATCGCGAAGGCTTTCGAAGCCGGGGCCGCCGACTACATCGTCAAGCCGTTCTCGGCGACGGAATTGACGGCGAGGATCCGGGCGGCGTTGCGCAGGCGCGCCGAGCCCGCATCCTTCGTGCTGCGAGAGCTGGCCATCGACTATGATGCGCGCCGGGTGACCTTCGGCGGCGAGCCGCTGGAGCTGACAGCCACCGAGTACGAGCTGCTGCGCGTGCTCTCGACCAACCCCGGACGAGTGCTGACCTACCGCGCGCTCCTGCGCCTCGCCTGGGGCACCCGCTATCGGGGCTCCGCCAACCCGAGGCTGGTGCACGCCGTCGTGAGGAGGCTGCGCGAGAAACTGGGCGAGGACGGGGCTCGGCCGGCTTACATCATCAACGAGCGAAGAGTGGGCTACCGGATGCCGGCACCGGGCGACCGCCCCAGGGGGCCCGCCTAGGCGAAGCCGACTCGGGTCGGGCGGCTGCCACGCTGGACCGGCAGGCTGCCGTCAAACGATCAGCGCGGTGACGACCGCCGTCACCCAGCCCATGAGCACGTCGCCCGGATAGTGCACGCCCAGGTAGGCGCGCGACAC
This genomic window contains:
- a CDS encoding response regulator, which produces MTGHPDALGIEERVSQLCNAILRINASLDLATVLQEVVDSARALTGARHGLIATVDDAGEPESWVASGLTREQLRQLEEWEDALRVFERFRDLPDAVRIGDLPTWLRSCGFLPVAIASRTLQATPIRHRGIYAGSVFLVGKDGDREFTREDEEVLVLLASQAATAIANARTFREEQRARTKFLGIVTHELRAPLAAIKGSSTTVLGASTRFSSAEMLQFFRIIDEQADNMSVLMGDLLDAGRIATGTLSISPEASDVGALIDRARNTFLGAGGQQGVRVDVPPDLPSVLVDRKRIVQVLGNLLSNAAKHSQASSPIEVSARRDGVHVAISVSDYGKGIPPERLARLFSRRAGAGDGRRGVATGLGLAICNGLVEAHGGRIRAESGGEDRGARFTFTVPIAEEAGGDVTAPESYARQRSHRGGKPTRILVVDDDPQALFFVRDALTTAGYAVLETGEPRELSSIIRAERPHLVLLDLMFPGTDGIKLMEQVPDLADLPVIFISAYARDETIAKAFEAGAADYIVKPFSATELTARIRAALRRRAEPASFVLRELAIDYDARRVTFGGEPLELTATEYELLRVLSTNPGRVLTYRALLRLAWGTRYRGSANPRLVHAVVRRLREKLGEDGARPAYIINERRVGYRMPAPGDRPRGPA